The Gavia stellata isolate bGavSte3 chromosome 15, bGavSte3.hap2, whole genome shotgun sequence region ATTCTTCAAGTGTGCACTGCTAATTATGTCCAGAATGTAACTGTAGAAACACTTTTGACTGATGTGAGCTTTGTCTAATAAATATGAGTCTTCAGTGAGCTATGAAAAGTGACGCCTCTGACTTTACAATACTGGTGTCTAATTTTGCCACTGaagatgtttaaaatattttcctgtgtttttcttctccccccatcctttcctccctgtctccaGGTGACAACACCTGAGGTGATGATGCCCAGCAGCATGTTTCTTCCGGCAGCCGCTCCAGAGAAAGACGGGAACTCTGCCgcagaggagctggggaagCAGCCTGGTGAGTGCGGGTCAATGAGGTCCACAGGTCCCACCACTCCCCCAGCTCCCATCTCCTGGTCAGGGACGGTGTCTGGGGGCATCTCCGCCCAGGTGAGCTCCATGTGCCCAACTGCCTCCTGAGAACCACAGTCGGACAGTACCCAGCAGGGCCGTCTCCCTTCATCTGCGCCACAAACAGTCTGGTGCCCTGGGTGtcccctggggcagggcagagcagggcggCTCAGAGCTGAGGAGCACAGCTCACCACCCTGACAATTCATGTGGAAATGGTGTTGAAACCTTGCAAAGGAGAAGACCAGATGTGAGCGGTGAAAAGCAGAGGTGGTACAGGGCTGAGGGGATTGGTAGAGAAATGTCAAAGGTTGCAGCTGCTGGCCACCGACTGTGCTACCacctctgctgaacttgctcTGCTGCCATCGTAGCTCAAGTACGGACGCTGGGCATACAGTTTGGGAAGCTTTGAGCTGCTGCAGTCCTTACCCGGCCCAAATCTCCTCAGCCTTTTTCATTGCCATGCTGTGTTAATGAAGGCATGGCTGTAAATCCATGGCTATTTAGTCCTGGCTTTGTCGTGTGATGTGAGAGCATCTCAAGAACATCGTTCTGCATAGGCAGAAGTGTCTGATCTCAAACCTGACAGGGAAGCAATGCCAGTCTTCCCTCTGTGCCCTCCTGGAAGGTCTGGAAGCAATCTAGGAGTGAAGACAGCCATCGTTTCCTTTCAGGCAGATGGCCCCAaggcagtgatgctggtgggGCAGCACTGGCAGAGCCAGGGTAGCTAATGCTGCCCTGGGCAATGGGATCCCTTTTTTTGGCCTCTACCCGTATCACACTGTCTTTTCCAGCAGGACTGTGCTCTTAGACCCTGGAAAAGTGGCAGTGCACTGAGTGCTTGTTCCTTCTTCTCCCATCCTCCCTCAAACAGCACCCTttgagctgctgccagcaggaccTGAATTTCATTCCTGTTGTTTCTAGCTTTGGTAGGACCAAGACTCAAATACTGCTTTCAGTTTGATGAACCTTCTTATTGGAAAATAGGCAGGACAtcaaagaaaaccagcaaagaCAGACAGGTGGCTGAATGGCCTTCACTTTAAAGGAAGAATTAAAGGTGATAAGTGCACTGAGGgaacgtgtgtgtgtgtgtgaataatTTCCAGATACTGAAAGTGGGCAAGAAAGTAAATTGTGTAGGTTTATGCAGTGGGCCATGATGAGGGTAATGGGCtggtattaaaataaatgaatgacGATAGAGGAGAAATGTTAGAAATGCCTATAgtcttgcagagaaaaaacacGGATGTATTAGGGACAGAAAGAGGGTGTTGATCCGCACTTCTGTGCCGgtgtaattttcagttttgctctaattttgttttcacagagaTCTCTGAGGACTCGGGAAAGAGTCTTTTGCCATCAGAAAGTGCAGAGCACAGTGGAGATCCCAAGCCCCTTCCGGCCGATCAGAGCTCTGCCAGGGAGGACTCCGGCTTCCTCTGCTGGAAGAAGGGCTGCAACCAGGTGTTCAAGAGCTCAGCAGCGCTGCAGACACACTTCAATGAAGTTCACGCAAAGCGGCCTCAACTGCCGGTGTCCGATCGCCACGTCTACAAGTACCGTTGTAACCAGTGCAGCCTGGCATTCAAAACCATTGAGAAGCTGCAGCTCCATTCCCAGTACCACGTCATCCGGGCAGCCACAAtgtgctgcctctgccagcGCAGCTTCCGAACCTTCCAGGCCCTGAAAAAGCACCTGGAAACCAGCCATCTGGAGCTGAGCGAAGCTGACATTCAGCAGCTGTATGGTGGTCTCTTGGTCAACGGGGACCTCCTCGCTATGGGTGACCCTTCACTTGCAGAAGACCACACTATAATAGTAgaggaagataaggaggaggagagcgaCTTGGACGATAAGCAGAGCCCGACAGGTAGCGATTCGGGGTCGGTGCAAGAGGACTCTGGCTCAGAACCGAAAAGGGCCTTACCCTTCAGGAAGGGCCCTAACTTCACCATGGAGAAATTCCTAGATCCGTCTCGCCCTTACAAGTGCACAGTCTGCAAGGAGTCTTTCACGCAAAAGAACATTCTCCTGGTCCATTACAATTCAGTTTCTCATCTGCATAAACTGAAAAGAGCCCTCCAAGAGTCTACTACTGGGCAGCCTGAACCTACGAGCAGCCCAGACAACAAACCTTTTAAGTGTAACACCTGCAACGTGGCCTACAGTCAGAGCTCAACCTTGGAGATCCACATGAGGTCCGTCCTGCACCAAACCAAGGCTCGCGCTGCCAAGCTGGAGGCGGCTGGGGGCAGTGGCAGTAGTAACGGAGCTGgcaatagcagcagcagcagcctctcttTGGGTTCATCCACGCCAAGTCCAGTGAGCGCGAGCAACAGTAATACTTTTATAACCACCAACACAAGTAATTCGGGCACAACTCCCATTCCCAGCGTGCTCAACCAGGTATCCAGCGACAATGTGGGAATTCCTCCTTTAGGTAACCCTGTAAGCACTAATATCTCTTCCCCTTCGGAGCCCAAAGAGGTAAACCGAAAGAAGCTGGCAGACATGATTGCgtccaggcagcagcagcagcagcaacagcagcagcagcagcagcagcagcagcagcagcagcaagctcAAACCTTGGCACAGGCACAGGCCCAAGTCCAGGCCCATCTGCAACAAGAACTGCAGCAGcaagctgctcttctgcagtcTCAGCTGTTCAACCCAGCACTTTTGCCGCACTTTCCGATGACCACTGAGACCCTtctgcagcttcagcagcagcagcatcttttgtttcctttctacATCCCCAGTGCCGAGTTCCAGCTCAATCCAGAAGTTAGTTTGCCTGTCACCAGTGGTGCACTGACGTTGACTGGTACAGGTCCAAGTTTGCTGGAGGACCTGAAGGCTCAAGTTCAGCTCCCTCAGCAGAGCCATCCACAGCTcttacagcagcagcaaggtcAGCTGACCTTGTCACAACCTCACTCTGTCCTTATACAGCAGAGCCAGCACCCTGAGAAGAAGAATAAATCCGtagtgaaggagaaagaaaaagaaaccccacGGGAAAGGGAAAGTGCAGAGAGGGGAGACAATAATGTAGCAACTAAGGAGTCTCTGCCTGATAACTTAAAGCCCAAAGAGAAGAAGGACTTTGTACTAGGCAGTAGTTCGGAGACCTCCTTACTGCCTCCGCGTATTGCCTCTGATGCAAGAGGGAATGCCACAAAAGCCTTGCTGGAAAACTTTGGCTTTGAGCTTGTCATTCAGTATAACGAGAACAAGCAGaaggtgcagaagaaaaatgggaagacAGAGCAAGGTGAGAACTTGGAAAAGCTTGAGTGTGATACATGCGGCAAGTTCTTTTCAAACATCCTCATCCTGAAGAGCCACCAAGAGCATGTTCACCAACATTACTTTCCCTTTAAGCAGTTAGAGAGATTTGCCAAACAATACCGAGAACACTATGACAAACTGTACCCACTACGGCCTCAGACCCCAGAGCCACCACCCCCACCTCCGCCGCCCCCACCTCCGctccctccagcacctcctcaGCCGGCTTCTACTCCGACCATTCCTACTTCTGCCCCACCTATTACCTCTCCTACAATTGCACCAGCCCAGCCGTCTGTGCCACTCACCCAGCTCTCCATGCCAATGGAGCTCCCCATCTTTTCACCACTTATGATGCAAACCATGCCACTACAAACATTACCTGCTCAGCTGCCGCCCCAGCTGGGTCCCGTAGACCCTCTGCCTGCTGACTTGGCCCAGTTGTACCAGCATCAGCTCAACCCTagccttctccagcagcagcagaacaagagGCCACGGACGCGGATCACCGATGACCAACTCAGAGTCCTTCGGCAGTATTTTGATATTAACAATTCCCCAAGTGAGGAACAGATCAAAGAGATGGCGGACAAGTCTGGATTGCCCCAGAAAGTGATCAAGCACTGGTTCAGAAACACTCTTTTCAAAGAACGCCAGCGCAACAAGGATTCCCCATACAACTTCAGTAATCCTCCCATTACTAGCCTGGAAGAACTGAAGATAGACTCACGGCCTCCTTCTCCAGAACCTCAAAAGCAGGAGTACTGGGGAAGCAAGCGGTCCTCCCGGACACGCTTTACTGACTACCAACTCAGAGTCCTGCAGGACTTCTTTGATGCCAATGCTTATCCAAAGGATGATGAATTTGAGCAGCTTTCTAACTTGCTGAACCTCCCAACGCGTGTTATAGTGGTATGGTTCCAGAATGCCCGTCAGAAAGCTAGGAAAAACTATGAGAATCAGGGAGAAGGCAAAGACGGGGAACGACGGGAGCTTACAAATGACAGATATATTAGAACAAGCAACTTGAACTACCAGTGCAAAAAGTGCAGTCTAGTCTTTCAGCGCATTTTTGATCTCATTAAACACCAGAAAAAGCTTTGTTACAaagatgaggatgaggatggacAGGATGATAGCCAGAATGAAGACTCTATGGATGCAATGGAGCTCTTGACTCCAACCAGTTCCTCCTGCAGCACACCAATGCCCTCGCAAGCTTACAGCACACCTACGTCTTCAGCCAATGCAACCTCCTCAGCTTTTCTGCAGCTCACAGCAGAGGCGGATGATTCCTCCACCTATAGTTCTAAAGTAGAAGCTACAGATGAGAAACCAAAGCAGTCTGAACCTCCAAGTacacagcaaaaccaaactCAAGAGAAGCAAGTGCAACCAAAGCAAGAGTCTCAGCAGCAACAGGACCAAGGAGAACAAAAGACAAGTTCAGCACACCAAAAGATTTCACAATTATCCTCCCCCTCTTCATTGCAACAgccacctccccctcctcagcccccTCAGTGCTCCTTGTCACAGTCAAGCCCAAGTCCATCTCAGCTCTCACATCTCTCCCTCAAACCCATTCACACATCCACCCCTCAACAGCTGGCAAACCTACCTCCTCAGCTAATCCCATACCAGTGTGACCAGTGTAAGCTggcatttccttcctttgagCATTGGCAGGAACATCAGCAGCTTCATTTTCTGAGTGCACAGAACCAGTTTATCCACCCCCCTTTCCTGGACAGAACTTTGGATATGCCGTTCATGCTTTTTGATCCCAGTAATCCACTACTTGCAAGCCAGCTGCTATCTGGAACATTACCACAGATTCCAGCAAGCTCAGCCACTTCACCATCAACTCCAACATCCACAATGAACACACTGAAGAGAAAGCTGGAGGAAAAGGCCAGTGCAAGCCCTGGAGAAAATGACAGCGGGACCGGAGGGGAAGAACCACAAAGGGATAAACGTCTAAGGACAACCATTACCCCAGAGCAGCTGGAAATTCTTTATCAGAAATACTTGCTGGACTCCAACCCAACACGGAAAATGTTGGATCACATTGCACATGAAGTGGGCTTGAAGAAACGCGTGGTGCAAGTTTGGTTTCAGAACACCCGTGCACGGGAAAGGAAGGGGCAGTTCAGAGCTGTAGGGCCTGCCCAAGCCCATAGACGGTGTCCCTTCTGCCGAGCTCTCTTTAAAGCAAAGACAGCTCTTGAAGCTCATATCCGATCCCGTCACTGGCATGAGGCCAAGAGAGCTGGATACAACCTGACACTGTCTGCTATGCTCTTAGATTGTGATGGGGGACTCCAAATGAAGGGAGACATCTTTGATGGAGCAAGCTTTTCCCACATGCCACCAACTAGCAGTGATGGACAGAGTGTTCCTCTCTCCCCGGTGAACAAGAGCATGGAACTGTCACCTCGAACTCTGCTGAGTCCATCCTCCATTAAGGTGGAAGGGATAGAAGACTTCGAGAGTCCCTCCATGTCCTCGGTCAATCTGAGCTTTGACCAAACAAAGCTGGACAACGATGACTGCTCTTCTGTCAACACTGCAATCACAGACACTACAACAGGAGATGAAGGGAACGCAGACAACGATAGTGCAACAGGGATTGCGACCGAAACCAAATCAGCATCGGGACCCAGTGAAGGTCTGACAAAAGCTGCCATGATAGCAATGTCTGAATATGAAGATCGTCTGTCTTCTGGCCTGGTCAGCCCGGCTCCCAGCTTTTACAGCAAAGAGTACGACAATGAAGGTACTGTGGACTATAGTGAAACATCCAGCCTTGCAGACCCCTGCTCACCCAGCCCTGGTGCAAGTGGTTCAGCCAGCAAGTCTGGAGAGAGCGGGGATCGGCCCGGACAGAAACGCTTTCGCACTCAGATGACTAATCTCCAGCTAAAAGTTCTTAAGTCATGCTTTAATGACTACAGGACACCTACCATGCTGGAGTGTGAGGTCCTGGGCAATGACATTGGACTGCCAAAGAGAGTTGTTCAGGTCTGGTTCCAGAATGCTAGGGCAAAGGAGAAGAAGTCCAAACTCAGCATGGCCAAGCATTTTGGTATAAACCAAACAAGTTACGAGGGACCCAAAACAGAGTGCACTTTGTGTGGCATCAAGTACAGCGCTCGACTGTCTGTACGTGACCATATCTTCTCTCAACAGCATATCTCCAAAGTTAAAGAAACCATTGGAAGCCAGTTGGATAAGGAAAAGGAGTATTTTGACCCAGCTACTGTACGTCAGCTGATggctcagcaggagctggaccGGATCAAAAAAGCCAATGAGGTTCTTGGTCTGGCAGCTCAACAGCAGGGCATGTTTGATAACACCCCTCTGCAAGCTCTTAACCTTCCTGCTGCCTACCCAGCACTACAGGGCATCCCTCCAGTCTTGCTCCCAGGCCTCAACAGCCCATCCTTACCAGGCTTCACTCCATCCAACACAGGTGGGTATGGATATTATCACACTGCTCAGAGACGCAGCTTAACTTGACACATCTTTAGCACAAGTGGAAATTCCCTTGAGAATGACTGATAATAGGATACCCGGCCCTTTAGTCAAGCATGTTTACTTGACAGCGAATAAGCAATAagtattttatctttaattCCTGAACTCGGGTTTTCTAGCAAAGTCTGAAATAGAGCAAGATCTAGATGCACTTTTTCGTTAGCACAGACTTAAAAACTCTGAAGCACTTtcaaggaaatggaaaacagaggATTTATCAAACGGAACATGAAAAGGACTAATGTGCTGAATGCATTGTTCATTATACCTTTCCTGTTGTTATTAAATTCAGTTTATGTAATGCCATCCCAAGTTTTCAATAATTCTGAACTGTTTCTAGGGAAAAGTGTGATGTGCCTGATAGCACTGGTGACAGAAACCTGGAGCATCTTTACGTAACATCCTTATAGAGACCTCTAGGACAAATCCCGATGCAGCTGTGGATTCATTTTTGGGCAATGGCTGGGCATGACCTGAAAGTACCTTCTCAATAAATAACAGTGTAGTCATGGGACAAATctactttgtattttaataagatttttctTAACAATACTacatagaaatgaaatttgGCATAGTCCTTTGGGTGGCCTAATCCCAGATATTGGACTTTGTTTTTTGAGGATGCTCCTTTCTCTTGTACCTAATGGACGGGTGGGAAGTATAACATGTGTAGCAAAGACTAGCAGTGACCTAGAAAACTTGATCCAAGGGCCTTATTTCACCCCTGCTACATCTGTGGCATCCCAGAGACATGCCTGTGTCTGAATTGCCACTCATGACAGAGGAATTGGTGTTCTCTAGGAGACTTGCTTTCTCTTGGCATACTTCTCTGTTTACTTCTGATGTTCCCTATTCAAGTTCACTTTCACCAGGGCTGGTCTACATTTACAGAGATATCCTGAAATCTGATTCCAGTGCCTTGTCTTGGCAACAGGCTGAGTTTGTCTCAGGCTGGAAAGCCCGTGACACCGTAACGCCTGGTACAGTTACACTGTATGCCACTGTGCACCTTTGTTCTCTGTACTGCGGCAATACAGGCCTACCGCTATTAGTGCCCAGAAACGATAACTTTCTCTTATTGTGCTGAACTAACTGCCTAATGATGAGTTATAATCCATGGTGTGAAGCCTAAATAGGATCTGAACGTCTTCCTGGCTTCTTAATCAGAAATCAGTCTCCAAAAAGACTTTCTGATGCTTTTAGTCAGCAGGCTGGCTGTGAAGGTCCTTTTTCAACAGACTGAAAAACTCAGCGCAGATGCTGCCAGGTAACATGGTTGTGTCATGTTAATAAAATTGCCATCTTCGTTTGTCATCCAGGAGGTAAATCTCTGGATAAGCAAATCAAAGCCTTAGACAACAGGATAGTAGCTGGTGTGAGCAGCTACATGGAACTCGAACAGCTCATCTGACGTTGGCGGGGGGactggctgcagagctgcttgctgTAAATCACATCACTAGCGCCTGAAGTTTGTATGTGGTTGCAGTGACATTGGGTATAAGATCCTAAAGAGAGCAATAGAGACCCATGACTCAAAACAGacatctttctctccccttgGAAGTGGCTGTGTTCACCTTTTCCTCCATTACTGCTGGTCTCTGAAACATCTTCTGTTGACAAATGACAAAGAGTTAAATCTCAGTGTATTTGTTGGATTCTGGCCTTTCCAAAGATAATCCGCTCTATTGGAGTCAAGatcctttttttccatgagaGCAGCAGAGGGGATTACCTCGTAGCATGGTTGCTGATGTCCATGTCAGAAGGTCCTGTCAGAGAGCAGAGAAGATAGAGTAAGTTTTTCTGGAATCTGGAAAAGCCTTCTGCTGGGAGTTAGAGCCTCTGCAAGGCTTTTTTGCATAGTTACAGAACTTTTTGCACGACCCccaaagcaaaagtaaaatcaTTCTTGACTATAGTTGTAGGATAGGTCATTGTaattaaaccttttttaaaaacagttgcTGTTAGAGATTCTTCTATTCAGGGCTGCTGCCCATTCCTGCTCCTTGAATCTAGTCCTAGCTACATGCCTGAAGGACATCTTTGCATGCCAGGACTTTTTCATGAGATACTTCTGTTCTTATGGAAGATCTCATTTCAGAAGCCAGAACTAGGCCTGGAGGATCTCTTTGGCAAATTATATTGCCAGCCCATCGCAGATAGCCCTGTGCTGTTTACTTAGTACCCCAAATTTATAACAAGatctaaaattacttttttgcaCTTCAATCTATATtgttgcctttatttttctccaaagacCAGTATGTATCCTGGGGAGATGGGGCTACGTACTATGAATGTTAAAAGCAATCAGTGACTGCCTAGACAGGACTAAGCTATCTAGAAAGTCAAACAGACTATTTGTGGCCTTTAGATAAAGCTCCAAAGGTCAGGCCATCTTAGCTCAAAGCCTGTCGAAGCAGATAAGGCTGTGCATCCAGGAATGTTATGAATTAGCCGCTGCTCCTGCGCTTGAACGTCTCAGGGACTGTTCAACTAGGGAACATCCATTTCAATGGCATCTATCCATAATATGCCCTTATCTGAAATCTATAaggctgctgcgtggaggctcACTTCATACACTTCATACCTTCACAAATCACTATTGTCTCGATACTGCATCAGGAGCAGATGCAGgtttcagaaaagctttgcGTCAGCCGTTCCTGAATTCTCCCAGCTCTTGGCcgccctcctccctgccctccttcGCCAGGCTGGCCTCTGCGGAGCCACAGCggctctgcctcctgcccctcGCTCGGGAGGCCGGCGCCGGGTGCAGGTTTCCAGCGGCAGTGGATGAATGCAGCACTGTAGACGAATAAGCTGTTTATACCAGAGTGTAGTGCAGCCAGGTTTTGGAGAGTGCTTTGCTCCCCTTAGCTGCCAGCTACTACTCAGAGCATGGTGCTGCAAGAAAGCAGTTCCTGTGCTGTATGTTGAGAAGTACGGATTCCTTCTGGGCTACACCAACTTTACAGGGCATGGTTAAGTGACAGGCTCTTGCGATGCGATTGTGTAGGCAGCAGTCTGGGGTTTGGTGTCCAGAAGCCCGAggagcatgtgtgtgtttgcacagaCTTTGCATGTCGTGCTCCCTCCATCAGCCTCTGCCCAGGTCCTGCCGTGTGCTTTGGCCAAGGACCTGGCTATCGGGCTGCCTGCTAGCAGCAGGGATGAGATGGTTGAGGGTGCCTACGCTTGTTCCTCAGGATCAATTATGATGATTTAAGACCTTACCGGAATAAATGGGGCAGATGCAACTCAGACAAAGCTGTTGGCCCCAGTCCCTAGCTGTCTTTGGGTCCCTTTTACACTACCTTCTCAAGGCAAAGGAGCCCCGTAGCAGCTGGATTTCCCTGCCAGGAATCACCGCCTGCCCTGTGCACAGCAATTTCCCTGCTGGCATGCTTTGCCTTGGAGAAGACTTCAAGCTGCCACCGTGCCCCAAATCATCCCCAAAACGGGCAgtttctcctctcccactggATGTATCACAGAAGAGGTACATCCTAAAATAAAAGTTACTGTGCCTCCATGGTTGTTTCCTAGTTCTGTGACTGTTCATGCTCAGACCACCTTTGATCAGCTACCGTCGCAGCTGTAAGGACTTGGGTTTTGTTAACGAAAGGTTAGATTTTGTTGAACGGCTTTGTGGCAGGGGTGGATCCAgcagcaggttcctggctcCGGAGCCACGTAGCGTACGGGGCTGTGCCTGCAGAATGTTAGagctgtgtttcatttttattgtccCCAAATGGCATTGACTTCCCAAGCAAAGCATTCCTTTTTAGGAGCACGTTTGCCAACTGCAGTGGACGTGACTAATGGATGTGACTTCAGGAGCCCCACTCCTCTTGCCCCCAACTGCCCATCAGCTGTTGAGAGTAGAAATCGGTACCAGGGGACTGTGTTGTTACTGGCTATTCCTGCTGTTGGGAGGATGGGCAGGCTTCACGTTCCACCATTAATCCATCTCTTTTGTGAGGAAGCATCACCACGCTTTTCATTCCACCCAAAACACAACGTTCATGCCCTGGGGGGATGTCTGAATACTGCATAGTCTCTGAAATTACTCAGAAGCTGCGCACCCAAAGCCTCTTACataggaaggaaggaaggggttGCATCAGGGGTTTGTGGATTCATGAACATCAGCCTAATAAGGACAAAATAACTTAGATTTAGCCTGTTCAGTCCTCTTCAGTTGCCAAGACCAGGGTTTTCTAAGCTGCGGAGGTTTTAACGAGATTGATAGTATCTAGCATTACGGCCATTTGGCATAGCACTTGCCTTCTGCTGGAGTCCTTTGGCCAAAGGGCCAGTTAGTGCAGGTGTAGGAAAAGTGCCTGTCCCTGACATCAGCTGTTAATCATTTGGGAATTTCAGAGGGGGCAGTAAAACAACAGCTACGCTGAGCATCCCGGGCAGCTGGTGGGTGTCCCCGGCAGAGACGCCACCTTCAGTGCTGCCGGGCAGTGTGGTCAAGCCGGCTGTGGGTGAAGGGGGCTGACGAGGCACGTCCTCATGGCACGGGGCCtcggggagcggggagaggagCGGTCATCCTCGAGGAAGCAGGAGCAGCGGATGGGCTTTCCGTCCCACACTGCTGCGGCGCATGAGCTCGGGCCAGTTGCTGCCCTTGTGCAGAGGAGACAGCGGTGCAGGGGCAGTTGCAGGGTGGCCTGGGGTCACCCGGCCTTGTGCTTTCTGCCCACCCAGCACCAAGTCACTCCTcacctctctctcctccctcttgCAGCTTTAACTTCTCCCAAACCCAACCTGATG contains the following coding sequences:
- the ZFHX3 gene encoding zinc finger homeobox protein 3; translated protein: MEGCDSPVIPGKDNGCGIPQHQQWTDLNSTHLPDTAGSMEQPAAESHGPLDSLRVPFPERVPESSAAAGPGAEPAGKEVSCGQCTASFAGLQSYMEHRCAGARPPPPLRGESGSESSEDGEEESDVENLAGEIVYQPDGSAYIVESLSQLVQSGGACGSGALPSLLPNSLPKQGEPSAAAPVYPQIINTFHIASSFGKWFESSDQAFPNTSALAGISPVLHSFRVFDVRHKSNKDYLNSDGSAKSSCVSKDVPNNVDLSKFDGFVLYGKRKPILMCFLCKLSFGYVRSFVTHAVHDHRMTLSEEERKILSNKNISAIIQGIGKDKEPLVSFLEPKNKTFQHPLVSTANLIGPGHSFYGKFSGIRMEGEQALQAGAAGGAEPPAAGVLAPGALLNLGGLTSSALKTPITSVPLGPLASSPTKSSEGKDPGVAEGEKQEGGDQDSLSEKAEPMEEVEEEEEEDVEEEEEEEEEEEEEEDEDDEGCKGLFPSELEDELEDRPQEDAGAVAGSGSSKKDLALSNQSISNSPLMPNVLQTLSRGTASTSSNSASSFVFDGANRRNHLSFNNEGGGASVAEGSRRLDFIDESANKDNATAPEPNESAEGEDGSYISHHQHAGPLCELGGGECPSGSGVECPKCDTVLGSSRSLGGHMTMMHSRNSCKTLKCPKCNWHYKYQQTLEAHMKEKHPEPGGSCVYCKSGQPHPRLARGESYTCGYKPFRCEVCNYSTTTKGNLSIHMQSDKHLNNMQNLQNGGGEQVFSHTAGAAAAAAAAAAAAAANIGSTCGAPSPTKPKTKPTWRCEVCDYETNVARNLRIHMTSEKHMHNMMLLQQNMSQIQHNRHLGLGSLPSPAEAELYQYYLAQNMNLPNLKMDSTSSDAQFMMGGYQLDPTNPMATMTPSLVGGEIPLDMRLGGGQLVSEELMNLGESFTQTNDPSLKLFQCAVCNKFTTDNLDMLGLHMNVERSLPEDEWKAVMGDSYQCKLCRYNTQLKANFQLHCKTDKHVQKYQLVAHIKEGGKANEWRLKCVAIGNPVHLKCNACDYYTNSLEKLRLHTVNSRHEASLKLYKHLQHHESGVEGESCYYHCVLCNYSTKAKLNLIQHVRSMKHQRSESLRKLQRLQKGLPEEEEDLGQIFTIRKCPAAEAEESVEDVEGPNETAGDAEEPAKEQESGGDKDQTSQAEKELTEPPASSKRIPFPSSSESPLSFKWSKTSEETKSEQMYQCPYCKYSNTDVNRLRVHAMTQHSVQPMLRCPLCQDMLNNKIHLQLHLTHLHSVSPDCVEKLIMTVTTPEVMMPSSMFLPAAAPEKDGNSAAEELGKQPEISEDSGKSLLPSESAEHSGDPKPLPADQSSAREDSGFLCWKKGCNQVFKSSAALQTHFNEVHAKRPQLPVSDRHVYKYRCNQCSLAFKTIEKLQLHSQYHVIRAATMCCLCQRSFRTFQALKKHLETSHLELSEADIQQLYGGLLVNGDLLAMGDPSLAEDHTIIVEEDKEEESDLDDKQSPTGSDSGSVQEDSGSEPKRALPFRKGPNFTMEKFLDPSRPYKCTVCKESFTQKNILLVHYNSVSHLHKLKRALQESTTGQPEPTSSPDNKPFKCNTCNVAYSQSSTLEIHMRSVLHQTKARAAKLEAAGGSGSSNGAGNSSSSSLSLGSSTPSPVSASNSNTFITTNTSNSGTTPIPSVLNQVSSDNVGIPPLGNPVSTNISSPSEPKEVNRKKLADMIASRQQQQQQQQQQQQQQQQQQQAQTLAQAQAQVQAHLQQELQQQAALLQSQLFNPALLPHFPMTTETLLQLQQQQHLLFPFYIPSAEFQLNPEVSLPVTSGALTLTGTGPSLLEDLKAQVQLPQQSHPQLLQQQQGQLTLSQPHSVLIQQSQHPEKKNKSVVKEKEKETPRERESAERGDNNVATKESLPDNLKPKEKKDFVLGSSSETSLLPPRIASDARGNATKALLENFGFELVIQYNENKQKVQKKNGKTEQGENLEKLECDTCGKFFSNILILKSHQEHVHQHYFPFKQLERFAKQYREHYDKLYPLRPQTPEPPPPPPPPPPPLPPAPPQPASTPTIPTSAPPITSPTIAPAQPSVPLTQLSMPMELPIFSPLMMQTMPLQTLPAQLPPQLGPVDPLPADLAQLYQHQLNPSLLQQQQNKRPRTRITDDQLRVLRQYFDINNSPSEEQIKEMADKSGLPQKVIKHWFRNTLFKERQRNKDSPYNFSNPPITSLEELKIDSRPPSPEPQKQEYWGSKRSSRTRFTDYQLRVLQDFFDANAYPKDDEFEQLSNLLNLPTRVIVVWFQNARQKARKNYENQGEGKDGERRELTNDRYIRTSNLNYQCKKCSLVFQRIFDLIKHQKKLCYKDEDEDGQDDSQNEDSMDAMELLTPTSSSCSTPMPSQAYSTPTSSANATSSAFLQLTAEADDSSTYSSKVEATDEKPKQSEPPSTQQNQTQEKQVQPKQESQQQQDQGEQKTSSAHQKISQLSSPSSLQQPPPPPQPPQCSLSQSSPSPSQLSHLSLKPIHTSTPQQLANLPPQLIPYQCDQCKLAFPSFEHWQEHQQLHFLSAQNQFIHPPFLDRTLDMPFMLFDPSNPLLASQLLSGTLPQIPASSATSPSTPTSTMNTLKRKLEEKASASPGENDSGTGGEEPQRDKRLRTTITPEQLEILYQKYLLDSNPTRKMLDHIAHEVGLKKRVVQVWFQNTRARERKGQFRAVGPAQAHRRCPFCRALFKAKTALEAHIRSRHWHEAKRAGYNLTLSAMLLDCDGGLQMKGDIFDGASFSHMPPTSSDGQSVPLSPVNKSMELSPRTLLSPSSIKVEGIEDFESPSMSSVNLSFDQTKLDNDDCSSVNTAITDTTTGDEGNADNDSATGIATETKSASGPSEGLTKAAMIAMSEYEDRLSSGLVSPAPSFYSKEYDNEGTVDYSETSSLADPCSPSPGASGSASKSGESGDRPGQKRFRTQMTNLQLKVLKSCFNDYRTPTMLECEVLGNDIGLPKRVVQVWFQNARAKEKKSKLSMAKHFGINQTSYEGPKTECTLCGIKYSARLSVRDHIFSQQHISKVKETIGSQLDKEKEYFDPATVRQLMAQQELDRIKKANEVLGLAAQQQGMFDNTPLQALNLPAAYPALQGIPPVLLPGLNSPSLPGFTPSNTALTSPKPNLMGLPSTSVPSPGLPTSGLPNKQPPAALSSPTPAQATAAVAPQQPPATTPQPQPQQPPPPQRKEKESEKAKEKEKAPKGKGDPLPGPKKEKGEAPAGALSAPLPAMEYAVEPAQLQALQAALNSDPTTLLTSQFLPYFVPGFSPYYAPQIPGALQSGYLQPMYGMEGLFPYSPALSQALLGLSPGSLLQQYQQYQQSLQEALQQQQQQQRQAQQQQQQQQKAQQPKGSQTPVPAGAATPDKDPAKEPPKQEEQKNAPHEVSPLLPKPQEEPEAEGKGADSLCDPFIVPKVQYKLVCRKCQAGFGDQEAASDHLKSLCFFGQSVANLQEMVLHVPTGSGQGSGSYQCVACESTVCGDEALSQHLESAPHKHRTITRAARNAKEHPSLLPHSACPPDPSTASTSQSAAHSNDSPPPPRPPPASPHASRKPWPPAAPRAPPGKPPPPPFPPLSSSSTVTSSSCSTSGVQPSMPTDDYSEESDTDLSQKSDGPASPAEGPRDPGCPKDSGLASVGMDTFRL